In the Leptospira sp. WS4.C2 genome, one interval contains:
- a CDS encoding YHYH protein — protein MELLKFRTAVLLLVFGISLTQCKTKSDSDEETLLLLAAAASRVCANTSFTGTTVVNSTATLDTNTDCITGMTSSMSADLPAWIRNNFKCAVGSVSGSNYVFRSQNVPNNKSFYFGTSSPMYEALASGQKSAGNNQISSQCLVYTIPSAPTEKTGTKVGTQSGYASVGITVNGLAIFNNAAAPGDTLATEVLTFDKFNGHPQNSGVYHHHSQPLNVTNDNSNLIGVLLDGFPVYGLKCDNGTTDPGNDTTPTLDSNHGHTAATVLFPSGIYHYHYAYDSTATTNTLIGSSFHGTPGTVSN, from the coding sequence ATGGAATTATTAAAATTTCGAACGGCTGTCCTACTCCTTGTTTTTGGTATTTCACTTACCCAATGCAAAACCAAATCAGATTCTGATGAAGAAACCTTACTTTTGTTAGCGGCCGCTGCTTCCCGCGTTTGTGCCAATACCTCCTTTACCGGAACCACGGTTGTTAACTCCACTGCCACATTGGATACCAATACAGATTGTATTACTGGAATGACTTCTTCTATGTCTGCCGACTTACCGGCTTGGATTCGAAACAACTTTAAATGTGCCGTGGGTTCTGTTTCCGGTTCCAACTACGTATTCCGATCACAAAATGTACCCAATAACAAAAGTTTTTATTTCGGAACCTCTTCTCCGATGTATGAGGCATTAGCAAGTGGACAAAAATCTGCAGGAAACAACCAAATTTCATCGCAGTGTTTGGTTTACACCATTCCTAGTGCTCCTACAGAAAAGACCGGAACCAAAGTGGGAACCCAAAGTGGGTATGCTTCTGTAGGGATCACCGTAAATGGACTCGCTATCTTTAACAACGCGGCTGCTCCTGGGGACACACTCGCAACGGAAGTTCTCACCTTTGATAAGTTCAACGGTCACCCACAAAATTCCGGTGTCTACCACCACCACTCCCAACCATTGAATGTAACGAATGACAACTCCAATTTGATTGGTGTATTGTTAGATGGATTTCCTGTGTATGGCTTGAAATGCGATAATGGCACAACTGATCCTGGAAATGATACTACCCCTACCTTAGATTCCAACCATGGCCATACAGCCGCTACAGTTCTTTTCCCAAGTGGAATCTATCACTACCATTATGCATACGATTCTACAGCGACAACAAACACACTTATTGGCTCCTCTTTCCATGGAACTCCGGGGACAGTCTCCAATTAA
- a CDS encoding toxin-antitoxin system YwqK family antitoxin — MELRGQSPIKFKLQVREVILSLFFSITLVSCSPLRVEAGDPGLSEDPNHFLLYQGKPLSGIFVQTNPTLLEIYETEYYKGVPHGRYTAKKENGTLLDERNIRYGQKHGKQISYFENGKIKQKSEFDNGKPIGEFIDYFDNGQMATYQTFYDTGNPKISKKWNRRGQIYLNHVFTPSGESFGRPGSKLCEPIPEKSTNSK, encoded by the coding sequence ATGGAACTCCGGGGACAGTCTCCAATTAAATTCAAACTGCAAGTGAGAGAGGTAATCCTCTCTCTTTTTTTCTCAATCACTCTTGTCTCCTGCTCTCCCCTTCGGGTGGAAGCCGGAGACCCTGGTCTTTCCGAAGATCCCAACCATTTCCTTCTCTACCAAGGAAAACCATTGAGCGGAATTTTTGTTCAAACCAATCCCACCCTTCTAGAAATCTATGAAACAGAATACTACAAGGGAGTTCCTCACGGTCGTTATACGGCAAAAAAAGAAAACGGAACCCTTCTTGATGAACGAAATATTCGTTATGGGCAAAAACACGGAAAACAAATCAGTTACTTTGAAAATGGAAAGATAAAACAAAAATCAGAATTTGATAATGGCAAACCCATTGGGGAATTTATTGATTACTTTGACAATGGACAAATGGCCACCTATCAAACATTTTATGACACAGGAAATCCCAAGATTTCTAAAAAATGGAACCGCCGAGGACAAATTTATTTAAACCATGTATTTACTCCTTCTGGCGAAAGTTTTGGCCGTCCAGGTAGCAAACTTTGTGAACCCATCCCCGAGAAGAGTACAAATTCCAAATGA